A window of Eubacteriaceae bacterium ES3 contains these coding sequences:
- the mtnA gene encoding S-methyl-5-thioribose-1-phosphate isomerase codes for MKPVYFEDESLKLIDQTRLPTEFIIRTYTDYREIAKAIVDMIVRGAPAIGVTAGYGMYFGAKEYENETSQEFLAEMKKVAGLLASTRPTAVNLFWAIDRMEKVIKKNEALSPIEITALLKEEAHNICAEDIQMCRDMGAFGAELIHQGDTILTHCNAGALATADYGTALGVIRAAHEQGKEISVYADETRPFLQGARLTAYELHADDIPVTLITDNMAGWMMKQGKIDGVVVGADRIASNGDVANKIGTYSVSVLAKAHGIPMYVAAPTSTIDFSIESGDEIIIEERSTREISHVGEVQVAPDGIRMENPAFDVTPHQNVTAIITEKGVVYPPYDINIKKLK; via the coding sequence GTGAAACCAGTATATTTTGAAGATGAATCCCTCAAACTGATTGACCAGACCAGGCTTCCAACTGAATTTATCATCAGAACTTATACCGATTATCGGGAGATTGCAAAAGCGATCGTTGATATGATTGTCAGAGGCGCTCCGGCCATCGGTGTGACCGCCGGTTATGGGATGTATTTTGGCGCAAAAGAATATGAGAATGAAACAAGTCAGGAATTTTTGGCAGAAATGAAAAAAGTTGCCGGCCTACTGGCTTCGACCAGGCCAACAGCAGTTAATCTGTTCTGGGCGATTGACCGAATGGAAAAGGTCATTAAGAAAAATGAAGCACTATCTCCGATTGAGATTACAGCTCTTCTTAAAGAAGAGGCGCATAATATTTGTGCAGAAGATATTCAGATGTGTCGTGACATGGGCGCCTTTGGGGCTGAGCTGATTCATCAGGGCGATACGATTTTAACCCATTGTAATGCGGGCGCACTGGCCACGGCAGACTATGGAACAGCCTTGGGTGTGATTCGGGCAGCCCATGAACAGGGAAAAGAAATTTCTGTTTATGCTGATGAAACCAGACCGTTTTTGCAGGGAGCCAGACTAACTGCATATGAACTTCATGCTGATGATATTCCGGTCACTCTGATTACCGATAATATGGCCGGTTGGATGATGAAACAGGGGAAAATCGATGGTGTTGTAGTTGGTGCTGACAGGATTGCTTCAAATGGAGATGTAGCCAATAAGATCGGGACTTACTCAGTTTCAGTTTTGGCAAAAGCCCATGGGATTCCCATGTATGTGGCAGCTCCCACATCAACCATAGATTTTTCAATTGAATCCGGCGATGAAATCATTATCGAAGAACGCAGTACCCGTGAGATCAGCCATGTTGGTGAAGTGCAGGTTGCTCCAGATGGAATTAGAATGGAAAATCCGGCCTTTGATGTAACCCCTCATCAGAATGTGACGGCAATTATTACTGAAAAAGGCGTGGTTTATCCACCGTATGATATTAATATCAAAAAATTGAAATAA
- a CDS encoding sugar phosphate isomerase/epimerase, which yields MKYSMFSWFGFFMPFEERIKMIAEGGFDAAMISWEDEFEPWALEKEEFPEIVRKLGLEITNIHAPFMGYNDIWEASRMEITPKVRQFQGFIKDCYDFDIPTIVVHTNDLDDFTPDLDKGRAFFSELADTAEKYGINLAVENVSRQYLLDFLLEEIDALRFGMCYDSSHDFLEEENCGKILRKHKERIKALHLSDNDFLKDRHWIPGEGLIPFDEIMPEIFSVQSIETISYEVIASEKWQGQDPLAFTSSVRESLSTKKEWK from the coding sequence ATGAAATACAGTATGTTTTCCTGGTTTGGTTTTTTTATGCCTTTTGAAGAACGCATTAAAATGATTGCTGAAGGCGGTTTTGACGCGGCGATGATCTCATGGGAAGATGAATTTGAACCGTGGGCCCTTGAGAAAGAGGAATTTCCTGAGATTGTCAGAAAATTGGGACTGGAAATTACCAATATCCATGCCCCTTTTATGGGCTATAATGATATTTGGGAAGCGTCAAGAATGGAAATCACACCTAAAGTTCGGCAGTTTCAGGGCTTTATCAAAGATTGTTATGACTTCGATATCCCAACAATAGTTGTTCATACCAATGATTTGGATGATTTTACACCGGACCTGGACAAGGGGCGGGCGTTTTTCTCTGAACTGGCGGATACTGCCGAAAAATATGGCATTAATCTGGCAGTGGAAAATGTATCAAGACAGTATCTGCTTGACTTTTTGCTGGAAGAAATAGATGCCCTCCGTTTTGGAATGTGTTATGACAGTTCGCACGATTTTTTGGAGGAAGAGAATTGCGGGAAAATTCTGCGAAAACATAAGGAAAGAATTAAAGCCCTGCATCTATCGGATAACGATTTTTTAAAAGATCGACATTGGATTCCGGGGGAAGGTTTGATCCCCTTTGATGAGATTATGCCGGAAATTTTTAGCGTCCAAAGCATTGAGACGATTTCTTATGAAGTGATTGCCAGCGAAAAATGGCAGGGTCAAGATCCCCTTGCTTTTACTTCTTCTGTTCGCGAAAGTTTGAGCACTAAAAAGGAATGGAAATAA
- a CDS encoding DUF2284 domain-containing protein — MKMMELKNKLSFGAISIDRLMEEYFDRDKTLGFCKACPNYSKIWSCPPYQFDEELFLKQFKYMHIIGRQYEVPRNDIRLIRDPKAISDYCTEKMEAIKVMTWQTLLEIENEVEGVMGLIPGSCPVCQVQGMECARKSGQPCRFPKLMRFSLESLGFNVVDLVKYEVGMSTKWPENQRLPEILTSVSAILCNEEIPKEVLKKYFPDKKKSWERKNPLMAQKEFHTSEKIMPSETLHGTAQASKAINRIIDEEIPPYQPQKSWVGFKAEREEGEPPMKKGWTVTIQGEEAEKPEVELPAEVVEELTTKAEIPEVAEEITEVVEEVEIVEANPIVEEEDDSKYKWLGFKGNVDDFDEMPKRPIPKMSELILEGDDPESETEKEAALEPEVVEPSDEPAVAIEQTTIESVVSEPATEEKIVESVVEKAAAPEEVKVVRKTAPSLEKTISDLVKAAATGETIKTETSEMESPKAVETPVEEDDSKYKWLGFKGKVDEDEEKIVTKSSLASLVIEE; from the coding sequence ATGAAAATGATGGAACTTAAGAATAAACTCAGCTTTGGCGCAATCAGTATTGACCGGTTAATGGAAGAGTATTTTGATCGCGACAAAACACTTGGTTTTTGTAAAGCGTGTCCTAATTACAGCAAGATCTGGTCATGCCCGCCATATCAGTTTGATGAAGAACTTTTTTTAAAACAATTTAAATATATGCATATTATCGGTAGACAGTATGAGGTACCCCGTAATGATATTCGTCTGATTCGCGATCCGAAAGCGATTTCTGATTATTGTACGGAAAAGATGGAAGCCATTAAAGTGATGACCTGGCAGACTCTGCTGGAAATCGAGAATGAAGTTGAAGGCGTGATGGGATTGATTCCCGGGTCTTGCCCGGTATGCCAGGTCCAGGGGATGGAATGCGCGCGAAAAAGTGGCCAGCCCTGTCGTTTTCCCAAACTTATGCGTTTTTCGCTGGAATCATTGGGCTTTAATGTGGTGGATCTGGTCAAATATGAGGTCGGAATGTCGACAAAATGGCCTGAAAATCAGCGGTTGCCGGAAATACTGACTTCAGTTTCGGCAATACTGTGTAATGAAGAGATCCCTAAAGAGGTGCTTAAAAAATATTTCCCGGACAAAAAGAAATCATGGGAAAGAAAAAATCCACTGATGGCTCAAAAGGAATTTCATACATCGGAAAAGATTATGCCGTCAGAAACGCTGCATGGTACTGCCCAGGCAAGCAAAGCAATAAATCGGATTATCGATGAGGAAATTCCACCTTATCAGCCGCAGAAAAGCTGGGTCGGCTTTAAGGCTGAGCGTGAAGAAGGCGAACCGCCGATGAAAAAAGGCTGGACAGTTACGATTCAGGGGGAGGAAGCGGAAAAGCCTGAGGTTGAATTACCGGCAGAAGTGGTGGAAGAACTCACTACAAAAGCTGAAATTCCCGAAGTAGCTGAAGAGATCACAGAAGTGGTTGAGGAAGTTGAGATAGTGGAGGCCAATCCGATAGTAGAAGAGGAAGATGATTCGAAATATAAGTGGCTGGGTTTTAAAGGCAATGTCGATGACTTTGACGAAATGCCCAAGCGCCCCATCCCCAAAATGTCGGAACTGATTCTGGAAGGGGATGATCCGGAAAGTGAGACTGAAAAAGAAGCCGCGTTAGAGCCTGAAGTAGTAGAACCTTCAGATGAACCAGCTGTTGCCATCGAGCAGACTACTATTGAATCGGTGGTCAGTGAACCTGCTACGGAAGAGAAAATTGTCGAGTCGGTGGTTGAAAAAGCAGCAGCTCCGGAAGAAGTCAAAGTTGTTAGAAAAACGGCTCCATCACTGGAAAAGACTATTTCAGATTTGGTTAAAGCGGCAGCAACGGGTGAGACGATAAAAACAGAAACGTCTGAAATGGAATCACCTAAAGCAGTAGAAACACCTGTGGAAGAGGATGACAGCAAGTATAAATGGCTGGGCTTCAAAGGTAAAGTGGACGAAGATGAAGAGAAAATTGTGACAAAATCAAGTCTTGCATCATTAGTCATTGAAGAATAA
- a CDS encoding nitric oxide reductase activation-like protein has protein sequence MESKKWIYENYEFDNRVSNLMWTVSGDYDENMDRGEKSFISENVALYHAVTAGGRRKYIKWDSVKKYVISRYKAGFDKDILLGLIGMGSDVLIEEKLIAERPGIYDIRKKAYDDVLMSYYNLHTENLIEKTRHAMVLEKIGKSPQVDVATRNLMHDLNALSDREDTIEFLRGIEDIYMDHFPLFVNADGEIIDENGNPKGLRGDFSDFMLEELFDDPANEEIEASIEEIAEALLGESNSDATMPGVDKDNRIIRVQEEDLEKIYEKVSYYYGNSFLNISEVRKLENRVCRGEHGNCRIHMTDGVIRSESENEFQQKYVRRHQTKNIDVYRANYKVCKRNINKLKESMARTLVQEETKDAIPSDSGTLVANKLWRIGRSSNNKVFVKTIDNDKGSFVVDILMDSSGSQRRNQSSVAIQAFLLAQALTLVGIPNRVMGFSSFLDYTVIKRFRDYEAPLSHNENIFEYFCTGNNRDGLAIRATTEDLLKRTEDNKILIVLSDGRPNDIKVGKGQKESLDQAYRGRVAITDTAREVRAARQAGILVLGVFTGKEQDLMAEKLIYGKDFAYIRDINRFSDLVIKYLKQIILN, from the coding sequence ATGGAGTCAAAAAAATGGATTTATGAGAATTATGAATTTGACAATCGGGTTTCCAATCTGATGTGGACTGTCTCCGGTGACTATGATGAAAATATGGATCGGGGAGAAAAAAGTTTTATCTCTGAAAATGTTGCCCTCTACCACGCCGTGACGGCTGGTGGAAGACGCAAGTACATCAAATGGGATTCTGTTAAAAAATATGTGATCAGCCGCTATAAAGCAGGGTTTGATAAAGATATACTGCTTGGTCTGATTGGCATGGGAAGTGATGTCCTGATTGAAGAAAAACTGATTGCTGAGCGGCCGGGGATTTATGATATCCGCAAAAAAGCTTATGATGATGTCTTGATGAGCTATTATAATCTTCATACCGAAAATCTGATCGAAAAGACCAGACACGCAATGGTTTTGGAAAAAATCGGCAAGTCACCACAGGTTGATGTGGCAACCAGAAACCTGATGCATGATCTCAATGCTTTGTCGGACCGTGAGGATACCATCGAATTTTTACGTGGAATCGAAGATATTTATATGGATCACTTTCCGCTTTTCGTGAATGCCGATGGTGAAATCATTGATGAGAATGGAAATCCCAAAGGTCTGCGTGGTGATTTCTCTGACTTTATGCTGGAGGAGTTGTTTGATGATCCGGCCAATGAGGAAATTGAGGCATCAATTGAAGAAATCGCCGAAGCCTTACTTGGTGAAAGCAATAGTGACGCAACGATGCCAGGTGTGGACAAAGATAATCGGATTATCAGAGTTCAGGAAGAAGATCTGGAAAAGATCTATGAAAAAGTATCCTATTATTATGGTAACTCATTTTTGAATATCAGCGAGGTGCGTAAGCTTGAGAACCGCGTTTGCCGCGGTGAGCACGGAAATTGTCGGATACACATGACCGATGGGGTTATTCGCAGTGAAAGTGAAAATGAGTTCCAACAGAAATATGTTCGTCGACATCAGACTAAAAATATAGATGTTTATCGTGCCAATTACAAGGTTTGTAAGCGAAATATCAATAAGCTGAAAGAAAGTATGGCCAGAACCCTGGTTCAGGAAGAAACCAAAGACGCGATTCCTTCCGACAGCGGGACACTGGTAGCCAATAAACTCTGGCGTATTGGTCGAAGCAGCAATAACAAAGTGTTTGTAAAAACCATCGATAATGATAAAGGGTCTTTTGTTGTGGATATCCTGATGGATTCCAGTGGCTCGCAAAGGCGCAATCAGTCCAGCGTGGCCATTCAGGCTTTTTTACTGGCCCAGGCTTTAACTCTGGTAGGGATTCCCAACCGGGTGATGGGATTTTCAAGTTTTCTTGATTATACGGTAATTAAGCGGTTTCGTGACTATGAAGCGCCCTTATCACACAATGAGAATATCTTTGAATACTTTTGTACCGGTAATAATCGCGATGGTCTGGCGATTCGGGCAACCACAGAAGATTTGTTAAAACGTACTGAAGACAATAAAATTCTAATTGTCTTAAGCGACGGACGACCTAATGATATAAAAGTCGGTAAAGGGCAAAAAGAAAGCCTGGATCAGGCTTACAGAGGCCGGGTTGCCATTACCGATACAGCCAGAGAAGTGCGGGCGGCCAGACAGGCCGGAATACTGGTCTTGGGAGTCTTTACCGGAAAAGAGCAGGACCTGATGGCGGAAAAATTGATTTATGGTAAGGATTTTGCCTATATCAGGGATATCAACCGCTTTTCGGATCTGGTTATTAAATACCTGAAGCAGATTATTTTGAACTGA
- a CDS encoding DUF4125 family protein — translation MSSKSADLIKEILKIEWEMFQKVSNTGGRASCQDNLRTFEIMRSSQFKAWSVELQESYLEDLKAAEKGERNLLTEKYAMMMKYTHPAEYEKIKSHLPIISPEKERLIEQIAQLYKEQDRIFSENYPKLKARGRSTDLSRNATVEVYFEGEISTYSEKTLALFLGYLEELNEKGENISIKINANIARAYGYPSIDEAEMQLV, via the coding sequence ATGAGTAGTAAAAGTGCAGATTTGATAAAAGAAATTTTAAAAATTGAATGGGAAATGTTTCAAAAGGTTTCAAATACCGGCGGTCGTGCCAGTTGTCAGGATAACTTAAGGACCTTTGAAATTATGCGTTCTTCGCAATTTAAAGCATGGAGTGTTGAACTGCAGGAAAGTTATTTAGAGGATTTAAAGGCGGCCGAAAAGGGGGAAAGAAATTTACTGACTGAAAAGTATGCTATGATGATGAAATATACGCATCCGGCAGAATATGAGAAAATAAAATCTCATTTACCGATAATTTCTCCAGAAAAAGAGAGACTTATAGAACAGATTGCCCAGCTTTATAAAGAACAGGACAGAATTTTTTCAGAGAATTACCCTAAACTGAAAGCTAGAGGTCGGTCAACTGATTTGAGCCGAAATGCCACAGTTGAGGTTTACTTTGAGGGTGAAATTTCAACCTATTCAGAGAAAACTTTAGCCTTGTTTCTAGGCTATTTAGAAGAATTAAATGAAAAGGGTGAGAATATCTCAATTAAAATTAATGCTAATATAGCCAGAGCATATGGCTATCCTTCCATTGATGAAGCGGAGATGCAATTAGTATAA
- a CDS encoding cobyrinate a,c-diamide synthase encodes MNYFMLAGISSNVGKTTVTMGIMGALKNRKLKVKPFKTGPDYIDPMFHRFVTGEDSINLDTWMLSEEVVRQLFDRRMEENDVGVLEGVMGLYDGNRLESEKGSSAYLSKLVDAPVILIINGRGMAKSAAALVKGYMDFDPDVNIKGVIINRISSESHYQLLKEMIEAYNPVTCLGYFPETPEIIMDSRHLGLVPVEELEGFREKVEKAAEIAEKTIDLDKLLEISERPVRKPNRPDPFLRLNETYKGLKIGIPRDRAFNFYYDDNLRALENAGVSLVEFSPINDKCLPQGLDGLYIGGGFPEIFAKELEKNTSMLEDIRKKLEAGLPCYAECGGLMYLTERITNNEGQSFEMVGFLKAQAKMTKKLQRFGYVDLCAFIGGQSIESRGHEFHHSLIESEEELQTAYVISKRGKTWTCGYTQNNVLAGYPHIHFYSNPKFLEALLSVVKNHREATQ; translated from the coding sequence GTGAATTATTTTATGCTGGCAGGGATCAGCAGCAATGTGGGTAAAACCACGGTGACCATGGGGATCATGGGTGCCCTGAAAAACAGAAAATTAAAAGTGAAACCTTTTAAAACCGGACCGGACTATATCGATCCGATGTTTCACCGTTTTGTGACCGGAGAGGATTCGATCAATCTGGATACCTGGATGCTGAGTGAAGAAGTTGTCAGACAGCTTTTTGACCGGCGCATGGAAGAGAATGATGTCGGCGTACTTGAAGGCGTTATGGGTTTGTACGATGGCAATCGGCTGGAGTCCGAGAAGGGAAGTTCGGCTTATTTGTCTAAGCTTGTCGATGCACCGGTTATTTTAATAATCAACGGTCGCGGGATGGCTAAATCGGCAGCGGCCCTGGTCAAGGGCTATATGGATTTTGATCCCGACGTCAACATTAAAGGGGTTATTATCAATCGTATTTCATCAGAATCCCATTATCAGCTTTTGAAAGAAATGATTGAAGCTTACAATCCGGTGACTTGTCTGGGCTATTTCCCAGAAACACCGGAAATTATTATGGACAGTAGACATTTAGGACTTGTTCCGGTTGAGGAGCTTGAGGGGTTTCGTGAAAAAGTTGAGAAGGCGGCCGAAATTGCTGAAAAAACCATTGATTTAGATAAACTGCTGGAAATCAGTGAACGTCCAGTACGAAAACCAAATCGGCCCGATCCTTTTTTGCGTTTAAATGAAACATATAAAGGGCTAAAGATTGGAATTCCGCGAGATCGGGCCTTCAACTTTTATTATGATGATAATTTAAGAGCCTTAGAAAATGCTGGCGTTTCGCTGGTAGAGTTTAGTCCGATTAATGATAAATGTTTGCCGCAAGGTCTGGATGGTCTTTATATTGGCGGTGGATTCCCGGAAATTTTTGCTAAGGAGCTGGAGAAAAATACTTCAATGCTTGAAGATATCCGTAAAAAACTGGAGGCGGGACTGCCCTGCTATGCAGAATGCGGTGGGTTAATGTACCTGACTGAAAGAATTACTAATAATGAAGGCCAGTCTTTTGAGATGGTGGGTTTTCTAAAGGCACAGGCGAAAATGACTAAAAAGCTGCAGCGTTTTGGCTATGTGGATCTTTGTGCTTTTATAGGTGGTCAGTCAATCGAGAGCAGAGGGCACGAGTTTCATCACAGCCTGATTGAATCGGAAGAAGAGCTGCAGACCGCCTATGTCATTTCCAAACGTGGAAAAACATGGACCTGTGGCTATACCCAAAATAATGTTCTGGCCGGTTATCCCCACATTCATTTTT
- a CDS encoding iron-sulfur cluster assembly scaffold protein has product MEYSHEVKRMCVVGNNAKHGAAPIPEEGKWVQAKEVTDISGLTHGIGWCAPQQGACKLTLNVKDGIIEECLIETIGCSGMTHSASMASEILPGKTILEALNTDLVCDAINTAMRELFLQIVYGRSQTAFSEGGLPIGAGLEDLGKGLRSQVGTTYGTLEKGPRYLDIAEGYIKELALNENNEIIGYSFVHLGKMMENIKKGDTPADALEKASGQYGQFDDAVKYIDPRNE; this is encoded by the coding sequence ATGGAATATTCTCATGAAGTAAAACGAATGTGTGTCGTCGGCAACAATGCTAAACATGGCGCTGCTCCTATACCCGAAGAAGGAAAATGGGTACAGGCCAAGGAGGTTACTGATATCTCCGGTCTGACACACGGGATTGGCTGGTGCGCACCTCAGCAGGGAGCCTGCAAATTAACATTAAATGTCAAAGACGGAATCATTGAAGAATGTCTAATTGAAACCATTGGATGTTCAGGAATGACTCATTCAGCTTCTATGGCCTCAGAAATTCTACCGGGAAAAACCATTTTGGAAGCATTAAATACTGACCTGGTCTGTGATGCCATTAACACAGCAATGCGGGAATTATTTCTGCAAATCGTTTATGGACGTTCACAAACTGCTTTCTCTGAAGGTGGCCTGCCGATTGGAGCTGGTCTTGAAGATCTTGGAAAAGGACTCCGCAGCCAGGTTGGGACCACTTATGGCACCCTTGAAAAAGGCCCCCGTTACCTTGATATTGCCGAAGGTTATATTAAAGAACTGGCCTTAAATGAAAATAACGAAATTATTGGCTATTCCTTTGTTCATCTTGGAAAAATGATGGAGAACATCAAAAAAGGTGACACGCCAGCCGATGCCCTGGAAAAAGCTTCCGGACAGTACGGCCAATTTGATGATGCAGTAAAATACATCGATCCACGAAACGAATAG
- a CDS encoding GGGtGRT protein → MALFESYERRIDKIGSVLSANGIASLEEAKSICDEKGIDVAELVKSIQPICFENACWAYTLGAALAIKRGITNAADAAEVIGEGLQAFCIPGSVAEQRKVGLGHGNLGAMLLRDETECFAFLAGHESFAAAEGAIGIARSANKVRKQPLRVILNGLGKDAALIISRINGFTYVKTDYDYATGELKIVSKTPYSKGERAAVNCYGCNDVQEGVAIMHHEGVHVSITGNSTNPTRFQHPVAGTYKKEALEQGKKYFSVASGGGTGRTLHPDNMAAGPASYGMTDTMGRMHSDAQFAGSSSVPAHVEMMGLIGMGNNPMVGATVSVAVAIEEASK, encoded by the coding sequence ATGGCATTATTTGAAAGTTATGAAAGACGAATTGATAAAATAGGATCTGTCTTATCCGCAAACGGCATTGCTTCCCTGGAAGAAGCAAAATCTATCTGCGACGAAAAAGGCATTGATGTCGCTGAACTTGTCAAAAGCATTCAGCCCATTTGTTTTGAAAACGCCTGCTGGGCCTATACTTTAGGTGCTGCCCTGGCCATTAAACGGGGAATCACTAACGCCGCCGACGCCGCTGAAGTAATCGGTGAAGGCCTGCAGGCATTCTGTATCCCTGGCTCAGTTGCCGAACAGCGAAAAGTTGGTTTAGGCCATGGAAATCTTGGCGCCATGCTTTTAAGAGACGAAACGGAATGTTTTGCCTTCCTGGCTGGTCACGAATCCTTTGCTGCTGCTGAAGGCGCCATTGGGATTGCCCGTTCAGCCAACAAAGTCAGAAAGCAGCCACTGCGGGTTATTTTAAATGGCCTTGGTAAAGATGCCGCTCTGATTATCTCTCGTATCAACGGTTTTACTTATGTAAAAACCGACTATGATTACGCAACTGGCGAATTAAAAATTGTCAGCAAAACGCCTTATTCGAAAGGTGAAAGAGCTGCTGTCAACTGCTACGGCTGTAACGATGTTCAGGAAGGTGTTGCCATCATGCATCATGAAGGCGTTCACGTTTCTATTACTGGAAACTCAACCAACCCTACCCGTTTCCAGCATCCAGTTGCCGGCACTTATAAAAAAGAAGCTCTGGAACAGGGCAAAAAATACTTCTCTGTTGCTTCCGGCGGTGGAACCGGACGAACCCTGCATCCAGACAACATGGCCGCTGGTCCAGCTTCGTACGGTATGACCGATACTATGGGCCGTATGCACTCTGATGCTCAGTTTGCCGGTTCATCTTCTGTTCCTGCCCACGTTGAAATGATGGGCTTAATCGGAATGGGTAACAACCCCATGGTAGGTGCGACTGTATCTGTTGCCGTTGCGATCGAGGAAGCAAGCAAGTAG
- a CDS encoding MTAP family purine nucleoside phosphorylase yields MYYSADIGVIGGSGLYELYPDVKKIEVDTPYGKPSDEISLVKVGEKTIAFLPRHHKDHILNPSEINYRANIYAMKMLGIRALISPCCVGSLRFEMKPGDFVITDQFINMTSGRKDTFFEKPKVNHLSSAHPYDQNLREKAIASAKECGISVHDGGTVVVINGPRFSTVAESRMFAMMGADVVNMTQYPEGYLCLEQEIPVVNIALITDYDAGLEVHPEIKPVTNEDVVRVLHENSEKVKKLIFNLIEKIEG; encoded by the coding sequence ATGTATTATTCAGCAGATATTGGTGTAATTGGCGGATCGGGTTTATATGAACTGTATCCTGATGTAAAAAAGATTGAAGTGGATACCCCTTACGGAAAACCATCGGATGAAATAAGCCTGGTCAAGGTTGGGGAAAAAACCATTGCTTTTCTGCCGCGACATCACAAGGATCATATTCTTAATCCATCAGAGATAAATTATCGGGCCAATATCTATGCCATGAAAATGCTGGGGATTAGGGCGCTGATTTCTCCTTGTTGTGTAGGCAGTCTGCGTTTTGAAATGAAGCCGGGAGATTTTGTGATAACCGATCAGTTTATCAATATGACCTCCGGGCGAAAAGATACCTTCTTTGAAAAACCCAAGGTTAACCACCTGAGTTCGGCCCATCCCTACGATCAGAATCTGCGGGAAAAAGCCATTGCATCAGCTAAAGAATGTGGAATTTCTGTTCATGATGGCGGAACGGTAGTAGTTATTAACGGACCGCGTTTTTCTACAGTAGCAGAAAGCCGGATGTTTGCCATGATGGGTGCTGATGTGGTCAATATGACCCAGTATCCCGAAGGATATCTTTGTCTGGAACAGGAAATTCCAGTGGTGAATATCGCGCTGATTACCGATTATGATGCGGGACTGGAAGTCCACCCGGAGATTAAGCCGGTAACCAATGAAGATGTGGTTCGTGTTTTGCATGAAAACTCAGAAAAAGTTAAAAAACTGATTTTTAATTTGATTGAAAAGATTGAGGGTTAA
- a CDS encoding tetratricopeptide repeat protein encodes MNEYENQKEQLKAVIRKFSHEGNYVEAIPYMETYCDLIREHFGADSDRYVTVINDLGGMYRNVGDFEKSHETFDKALKLIEKKVGKDSMQYATTSVNLACMYRLTKEFDKAERMFLEALKSYDNDREMKDILSADTISISPENLEFKSTLYANATNNLANLYQDMGKMAEAKVFLSKSLELLKNTGNHEYIAISNLNLANALMVEGELDEALSMIESSLLIFDEHLGKDHPLYLTSLNNLAAIYFHQKKYDKALEMLNNVEPLLKATYSENSPQYQSLVLNIKEVEGKLE; translated from the coding sequence ATGAATGAATATGAAAATCAAAAAGAACAACTAAAAGCTGTGATTAGAAAGTTTAGCCATGAAGGAAATTATGTAGAGGCGATTCCTTATATGGAAACATATTGCGACTTGATCAGGGAGCATTTTGGTGCTGATTCAGACAGATATGTAACTGTTATTAATGACTTGGGTGGAATGTATCGAAATGTTGGGGATTTTGAAAAAAGCCATGAAACATTTGATAAAGCCCTAAAACTTATTGAGAAAAAAGTGGGAAAAGATTCGATGCAATATGCAACAACATCGGTCAATCTGGCCTGCATGTATAGGCTTACAAAAGAATTTGACAAAGCTGAAAGAATGTTTTTAGAGGCTTTGAAAAGCTACGATAATGACCGGGAAATGAAAGATATATTATCAGCTGATACGATTTCAATTTCCCCGGAAAACCTTGAATTTAAGAGTACTTTATATGCAAACGCCACAAATAATCTAGCCAATCTCTATCAGGATATGGGTAAGATGGCAGAAGCAAAGGTTTTTTTATCCAAAAGTTTAGAGCTGCTGAAAAATACAGGGAATCATGAGTATATAGCAATTTCAAATTTAAACCTGGCAAATGCATTAATGGTAGAAGGCGAATTAGATGAAGCGCTTAGTATGATTGAATCGAGTCTATTGATTTTTGATGAGCACTTAGGCAAAGATCATCCATTATATTTAACGTCACTAAATAATCTGGCGGCAATCTATTTTCATCAAAAGAAATATGATAAAGCCCTTGAAATGTTAAATAACGTTGAACCTTTGTTAAAAGCGACCTACAGCGAAAATAGTCCACAATACCAGTCGCTGGTTTTAAATATCAAAGAAGTTGAGGGGAAATTAGAATGA